In Flavobacteriaceae bacterium, the following proteins share a genomic window:
- a CDS encoding YceI family protein: MKSNDLIYKIVKKTLFILIVFPSLCISQNKVYNIDTEKSKIDFKIAHMGVLTINGTFHDFSGKLTLNKNNIKKIESKIVVKSIDTKDKTRDKSLIDEAYLNDKKYPYIYFISNRVKAIGNSNTVTGILKIKGIEKEIIILFEKKRTNNESEINLRGSTNIKRRDFNLNFGALNALVGDYITISLNIIYNSL, translated from the coding sequence TTGAAGAGTAATGATTTAATATATAAAATAGTGAAGAAGACACTATTTATTTTAATAGTGTTTCCTTCATTATGCATATCTCAAAACAAAGTTTATAACATTGATACTGAAAAATCAAAAATTGATTTTAAAATAGCTCATATGGGCGTTTTGACGATTAATGGCACATTTCATGATTTTTCAGGTAAATTAACTCTGAATAAAAATAACATTAAAAAAATTGAAAGTAAAATAGTAGTTAAAAGCATCGATACTAAAGATAAAACCAGAGATAAATCTTTAATTGATGAAGCTTATTTAAATGATAAAAAATACCCTTATATCTATTTTATTTCGAATAGAGTTAAAGCAATTGGAAATTCAAACACAGTAACTGGAATTTTAAAAATTAAAGGAATCGAAAAAGAAATAATTATCCTTTTTGAAAAAAAACGAACAAATAATGAAAGTGAAATTAATTTAAGAGGATCAACTAATATTAAAAGGCGAGATTTTAATTTGAATTTTGGAGCTTTAAATGCTTTAGTAGGAGATTATATTACTATTAGTTTAAATATAATTTATAACTCTCTTTAA